From Nitrospira sp.:
AACCAACGCCTTCGTGGATCTCGCCATTTCACGGAAGCGAAAGGACAAGAAGAGGATCATCGAGGAGGAGCTGGAGGGTGCGGAAGCGCAGGCGGCGATTCTCGAGGTGCTCGACGGCATGAAGGACGGGTTCAGCGAGGGGCAGCTCATCAAAGACCGCGCCGTCTTCGAGGAGCTACTGGCCGAGACATTTCAAGTGGCAGGCATCACGCTGGATGGCTCGCTCCGGAGCGCCTTGCTAGCCCCAGGCAGCTTGGGCGAACGCGACCCCGGCGCTGAAATCTGCTTCGATAAGAAAGGCAACCGGGAGCCTGACCCCGAACTGCGCGATACCGAGAACGTGCCGTTCCCGAGCGGCATCGCCCTGCCGCTGCCGGTTGACTACGAGGGGAAGAAGAACAAGGGGAAAGTGGACGCGACCGCGCTGCTCGCCCTCGTGCAGGACCACTGCGAAGCCTACCTCAAAGCCGAGGTGCTGCCCTACCGCCCCGATGCCTGGATTGATCACAGCAAGATCAAGGTCGGCTACGAAGTCCCCTTCAATCGCCACTTCTATGAGTATGAGGCACCGCGTCCGCTGAACAAGATCGAGGAAGATATCGACGGACTGGAGAAGGAAATCATGGCGATGCTGAAGGAGATCGCATCATGAATCCTGCGGCCTATCCACACCACAAGGTTAGTCGGATTGAATGGCTCGGCGAGGTTCCTTCGCATTGGGATGAGAAGCCACTAAAACACCTAGCGGACATCGATAGTTGCGGCAGTTACGGGATCGAACCGGAAGGTGCTGAGATTGTGTTGCCTGTCGCCACGACTGCTCAGATTGATTCCGACGGTCGCTTTGCAGTGGACGAAATGCCACAGCGCGGTTTCGTCCCATTAGAAGTCGAACGCTATGGCTGCGCGGCTGGCGATATCCTTGTCGTAAAATCGAGCGGGTCAGGAACGAACATTATCTCCGGCAAAGCGGGGTTGGTCGATGAATTCACACCGCACTTCGTGTTCAGCAACTTCTTAATGCGCGTCCGGCCCGTAAAGGAGCGTGCAGTCCCCAAGTTTGTATTCTTTCTTCTCAGATCGGACCTGACCCGCCAACGAGTCGAGCTGATGTGCTCAACGACGACTTATCCAAATCTCCAAATTGGAGAATACACATCCGTTCTGCTCCCAGTTCCCTCGATCCCCGAGCAGGAGAAAATCGCAGCGTTTCTGGACTGGAAGACGGAGCAGATTGACGCCCTGATAGCTCGGAAGAAGGAGCTACTGGAGAAGCTCAAGGAGGAGCGCCTCGCGGTCATCACCCAAGCCGTCACCCAGGGTCTCAATCCTGCCGCCCCCATGCGCGACTCCGGCATCCCTTGGCTCGGCAAAGTGCCGCAGCATTGGGAGGTGAATCGAATTAAGTTTGTCGGGCGCGTCGGCAATGGCTCGACGCCAAGCAGAGAGAATCCCTTGTATTGGGATAACGGCGATTATCCCTGGTTGAACAGCTCCGTAGTGAATCAAGAGGCGGTGACGATGGCGGACCAGTTTGTCACCGCAGACGCGCTAGCGGAGTGCCATTTGCCCATAGTGCATCCACCCGCAGTATTGATTGGGATTACGGGCGAAGGGAAAACGCGGGGCATGGCAACCACGCTTCTCTTTGAAGCGACCATCAACCAACACCTCGCATACTTCAAGCCGGACCCGTCCCAAGCAGTGGTTGGATTTGTCCGGCGGGTCTTTGATATGGCTTACGCGTATCTGCGAAGCGAGAGTGAGGGTGGTGGTAGCACCAAAGGTGCGATTACTTGCGAGCAAATCACCGAGATGTCGATCCCTGTTCCACCGATTGTCGAACAAGAGGCTATCGCAAAGCACGTCGATGCAGAAACGCAGCGGATTGATCGGATGACTATAAAGATAGAAGCCGCCATCGACCGCCTTACCGAATACCGTATCGCCCTCATCACCTCCGCAACTACGGGTAAGATTGATGTGCGCAAAGTTAAACT
This genomic window contains:
- a CDS encoding restriction endonuclease subunit S gives rise to the protein MNPAAYPHHKVSRIEWLGEVPSHWDEKPLKHLADIDSCGSYGIEPEGAEIVLPVATTAQIDSDGRFAVDEMPQRGFVPLEVERYGCAAGDILVVKSSGSGTNIISGKAGLVDEFTPHFVFSNFLMRVRPVKERAVPKFVFFLLRSDLTRQRVELMCSTTTYPNLQIGEYTSVLLPVPSIPEQEKIAAFLDWKTEQIDALIARKKELLEKLKEERLAVITQAVTQGLNPAAPMRDSGIPWLGKVPQHWEVNRIKFVGRVGNGSTPSRENPLYWDNGDYPWLNSSVVNQEAVTMADQFVTADALAECHLPIVHPPAVLIGITGEGKTRGMATTLLFEATINQHLAYFKPDPSQAVVGFVRRVFDMAYAYLRSESEGGGSTKGAITCEQITEMSIPVPPIVEQEAIAKHVDAETQRIDRMTIKIEAAIDRLTEYRIALITSATTGKIDVRKVKLGSAA